A genomic window from Terrisporobacter glycolicus ATCC 14880 = DSM 1288 includes:
- a CDS encoding DndE family protein codes for MGFRLKTSLETKEIFEELGSRMNLKPFALSKLAISMSLTNNEPIENYKSLDNNGLELNRQTITAQYDLLFKTLIEQHAGKHLTDDEYFPTHAKLHIDRGAVMLKNRYNYSSNMEHFINQIIQNDISI; via the coding sequence ATGGGATTTAGACTTAAAACTTCATTAGAAACAAAAGAGATATTTGAAGAGTTAGGTAGTCGAATGAACTTAAAACCATTTGCTTTATCTAAGCTAGCTATTTCAATGTCTCTAACTAATAATGAACCAATTGAAAATTATAAGAGTCTTGATAATAATGGCCTTGAACTTAATAGACAAACTATTACAGCTCAATATGATTTATTATTTAAAACTCTGATAGAACAACATGCCGGCAAGCATCTTACTGACGATGAGTACTTCCCTACTCATGCTAAACTTCATATTGATCGTGGTGCTGTTATGTTGAAGAATCGATATAATTATTCTAGTAACATGGAACATTTTATTAATCAGATAATACAAAATGATATTAGTATATAA